In the Ilumatobacteraceae bacterium genome, one interval contains:
- the cobO gene encoding cob(I)yrinic acid a,c-diamide adenosyltransferase, which yields MADEPTATTDALEDDPRPDGLRSATSLVLVNTGNGKGKSSSAFGMMLRAVAVDWPVAVIQFVKSGNWKVGEEKMGRQLGVDWQSFGDGFTWDSDNLDNDKAHANEGWSAAKAAILAGDHRLVILDELTYLCTWGWIDQADVIDTITNRPEHVNIIVTGRDAPDELIEIADTVTEMTEVKHAYQQGIRAKRGIDY from the coding sequence ATGGCTGACGAACCGACCGCAACGACCGACGCACTCGAAGACGACCCACGACCCGACGGCCTCCGATCGGCCACGTCGCTGGTGTTGGTGAACACCGGCAACGGCAAGGGCAAGAGTTCGTCGGCGTTCGGCATGATGCTGCGCGCCGTGGCCGTCGACTGGCCCGTCGCGGTCATCCAGTTCGTGAAGAGCGGCAACTGGAAGGTCGGCGAGGAGAAGATGGGTCGGCAGCTCGGTGTCGACTGGCAGTCGTTCGGCGACGGGTTCACGTGGGACTCCGACAACCTCGACAACGACAAGGCCCACGCCAACGAGGGGTGGAGCGCGGCGAAGGCGGCGATCCTGGCGGGCGACCACCGACTCGTGATCCTCGACGAGCTGACCTATCTGTGCACGTGGGGCTGGATCGACCAGGCCGACGTGATCGACACGATCACCAACCGACCGGAACACGTCAACATCATCGTGACCGGTCGCGACGCGCCGGACGAGCTGATCGAGATCGCCGACACGGTCACGGAGATGACCGAGGTCAAACACGCCTACCAGCAGGGCATTCGCGCCAAGCGCGGCATCGACTACTGA
- a CDS encoding bifunctional adenosylcobinamide kinase/adenosylcobinamide-phosphate guanylyltransferase: MLTVLLGGARSGKSTAALRLANRATGPVCFIATSPRIDGDDDLNARIDAHRDERPDGWRTIEAELDVAGALREAGDAFVVIDCLTVWLGNLMHHGRTDDEVADASVAALRVAAARDADTVVVTNEVGMGIVPVDAMTRRYRDLLGRVNQQWVEASDEALLLVAGRALPLTDLGATPT, from the coding sequence ATGTTGACGGTCCTGCTCGGTGGCGCACGCTCCGGCAAGAGCACCGCCGCGTTGCGGCTCGCGAACCGCGCGACCGGGCCGGTCTGCTTCATCGCGACGAGCCCGCGCATCGACGGTGACGACGACCTGAATGCCCGGATCGATGCGCACCGCGACGAGCGCCCCGACGGCTGGCGCACGATCGAGGCCGAACTCGATGTCGCCGGAGCGCTGCGTGAGGCCGGCGACGCCTTCGTCGTGATCGACTGTCTGACCGTGTGGCTCGGCAACCTGATGCATCACGGTCGGACCGACGACGAGGTCGCCGACGCGTCTGTCGCCGCGCTCCGCGTCGCGGCCGCCCGCGACGCCGACACGGTGGTCGTCACCAACGAGGTCGGGATGGGAATCGTCCCCGTCGACGCGATGACCCGCCGGTACCGCGACCTGCTCGGACGCGTCAACCAGCAGTGGGTCGAGGCGTCCGACGAGGCGTTGCTCCTGGTCGCCGGACGGGCGCTGCCGCTGACCGATCTCGGGGCGACGCCGACGTGA
- the cobT gene encoding nicotinate-nucleotide--dimethylbenzimidazole phosphoribosyltransferase, with the protein MSDLIRSLLVDLPGADTDAAAAVRARAEQVLRPTGALQRLDDVAAHMAAWQAGDVPTADRPSVLVFAADHGVTVAGVSNYPADVTAAMLAAVRAGKATVNAFARAAGATVAVFDVGVGDPTGDIRTESALSPERLDRVASIAIAAVDEAAAAGADVIALGELGIGNTTISAALPAALIGGDVVRWVGRGTGVDDEGLARKRAAVEAAVRRIAHVDDPIEVMREIGGAEHAAMAVACVRARHHRIPVVLDGYITASAVLPMHVALPGALDHCVVGHLSSEPGHRLIVEHLGMEPLLDLGMRLGEGSGAVAALPLVRMACTGVVDVPTFEEWFGA; encoded by the coding sequence GTGAGCGACCTGATCCGTTCGCTCCTCGTCGACCTGCCCGGCGCCGACACCGACGCGGCCGCCGCAGTGCGCGCACGTGCGGAGCAGGTGTTGCGACCGACCGGTGCGCTGCAACGGCTCGACGACGTCGCCGCCCACATGGCGGCGTGGCAGGCCGGCGACGTGCCGACCGCCGACCGACCGTCGGTGCTGGTGTTCGCGGCCGACCACGGCGTCACGGTGGCCGGGGTCAGCAACTACCCGGCCGACGTGACGGCGGCGATGCTCGCCGCCGTACGGGCCGGCAAGGCGACCGTGAACGCGTTCGCACGGGCTGCCGGTGCAACCGTCGCCGTGTTCGACGTCGGCGTCGGCGACCCGACCGGCGACATCCGGACGGAGTCGGCGTTGTCACCGGAGCGTCTCGACCGCGTCGCCAGTATCGCGATTGCGGCCGTCGACGAAGCAGCCGCGGCGGGCGCCGACGTCATCGCGCTCGGCGAACTGGGGATCGGCAACACCACCATCTCCGCCGCACTTCCCGCGGCACTGATCGGCGGCGACGTCGTTCGATGGGTCGGCCGCGGCACCGGCGTCGACGACGAGGGGCTCGCCCGAAAACGGGCGGCCGTCGAAGCAGCCGTACGACGAATCGCCCACGTCGACGACCCGATCGAGGTGATGCGGGAGATCGGCGGCGCCGAACACGCGGCGATGGCCGTGGCATGCGTGCGTGCACGCCACCATCGGATCCCCGTGGTGCTCGACGGGTACATCACCGCATCGGCCGTGCTGCCGATGCACGTCGCGCTCCCCGGTGCGCTCGACCACTGCGTCGTCGGCCACCTGTCGTCCGAGCCAGGCCACCGGCTGATCGTCGAACACCTCGGCATGGAACCGCTGCTCGACCTGGGGATGCGGCTCGGCGAGGGCAGCGGTGCGGTCGCCGCGCTGCCGCTGGTCCGGATGGCCTGCACGGGGGTCGTCGACGTACCGACGTTCGAGGAGTGGTTCGGAGCGTGA
- a CDS encoding adenosylcobinamide-GDP ribazoletransferase: MSGFLGAVQFLTRVPIRLRAPVDHARVVPWFGVVGVLIGAAVGGVAAGLTELVPVAVAAACAVAAGLLITGAFHEDGLADIADAFGGGWTVERRLEILKDSRHGTYGVAALSSSIVLRVVCAASIAGPAALFAAFVAAHGLGRVSAVAAMKAAPPATESGLGVSAVSSLRAAPTIVGLTTATGAVALVSGWWVLPFLGAAVVGTAAVVALAVRKIGGLAGDVLGAVEQIVECLVLVVATGIAQRYDVWWT; the protein is encoded by the coding sequence GTGAGCGGATTCCTCGGTGCCGTTCAGTTCCTGACCAGGGTGCCGATCCGCTTGCGCGCCCCGGTCGACCATGCCCGGGTCGTGCCGTGGTTCGGCGTCGTCGGGGTGCTGATCGGTGCAGCCGTCGGCGGGGTCGCCGCGGGGCTCACCGAACTCGTACCCGTCGCCGTGGCGGCGGCCTGCGCGGTCGCCGCCGGCCTGCTGATCACGGGCGCGTTCCACGAGGACGGGCTCGCCGACATCGCCGACGCCTTCGGCGGCGGGTGGACGGTCGAGCGTCGGCTTGAGATCCTGAAGGACTCGCGACACGGCACCTACGGCGTCGCTGCGCTCTCGTCGTCGATCGTGCTGCGCGTCGTGTGCGCCGCGTCGATCGCCGGCCCGGCCGCGCTGTTCGCTGCGTTCGTGGCGGCACACGGTCTCGGGCGCGTCTCGGCGGTCGCCGCGATGAAGGCCGCACCGCCGGCGACCGAGAGCGGGCTCGGGGTGAGCGCTGTGTCGTCGCTGCGTGCGGCGCCGACGATCGTCGGTCTCACCACCGCCACCGGAGCGGTCGCCCTCGTCTCGGGCTGGTGGGTGCTCCCATTCCTCGGTGCGGCCGTCGTCGGCACCGCCGCGGTCGTCGCACTCGCGGTCCGCAAGATCGGCGGACTGGCCGGCGACGTCCTCGGTGCCGTCGAGCAGATCGTCGAGTGCCTGGTGCTCGTCGTCGCCACCGGGATTGCGCAGCGGTACGACGTCTGGTGGACCTGA
- a CDS encoding PPOX class F420-dependent oxidoreductase, translating into MSLGDEKYVLLTTFKRDGTPVSTPVWSVPLDGDTFGFWTSSGSGKAKRLAHTERVTVQPCDARGKVKAGTSPTEATARLVAGDDMEAIRRGVTEKYGLMTKITKLLGKIGGLIKRNPIPYGDRGVIITPNTGR; encoded by the coding sequence ATGAGCCTGGGCGACGAGAAGTACGTGCTGTTGACCACCTTCAAGCGCGACGGTACGCCCGTCTCGACTCCGGTCTGGTCGGTGCCGCTCGACGGCGACACGTTCGGGTTCTGGACCAGTTCCGGGTCGGGGAAGGCCAAACGACTGGCGCACACCGAGCGGGTCACGGTCCAGCCGTGCGACGCTCGCGGCAAGGTCAAGGCGGGTACGTCACCGACCGAGGCGACCGCGCGACTCGTCGCCGGCGACGACATGGAGGCCATCCGGCGCGGCGTGACGGAGAAGTACGGCCTCATGACCAAGATCACCAAGCTGCTCGGCAAGATCGGCGGTCTGATCAAGCGCAACCCGATCCCCTACGGCGACCGCGGCGTCATCATCACACCGAACACCGGGCGGTAG
- a CDS encoding DUF368 domain-containing protein: protein MPVPTIAAQAARGFAMGAADIVPGVSGGTVALVLGIYERLIGNVHAGAQALKAILTGDTAGFGTKFREVEWVWLLSLLAGVLVAIAALSSVLENLLHDHPVRMAALFFGLVVGSLTIAWRLIRSVGAAELGAVIVVAIALFLVLGLKSDTEVAEGTAEIVTKSWWIFFLSGALAICAMILPGISGSFILVLIGMYTEVLGAVNDRDLVALGATAAGCIVGLALFSSVLTWALEHHHDLVIAAMVGLMLGSLRVLWPWPGGTNTTDLARPADDVGIPILLAVVGVAVVVAVEMIAVRTDHDPVELADDHPV from the coding sequence GTGCCGGTCCCCACAATTGCAGCCCAAGCCGCCCGCGGTTTCGCGATGGGTGCCGCCGACATCGTGCCGGGCGTGTCCGGGGGCACCGTCGCCCTCGTGCTCGGGATCTATGAACGGCTGATCGGCAACGTCCACGCGGGTGCGCAGGCCCTCAAGGCGATCCTCACGGGCGACACCGCCGGCTTCGGCACCAAGTTCCGCGAGGTCGAATGGGTGTGGCTGCTCTCGCTGCTCGCCGGGGTGCTCGTTGCGATCGCCGCGCTGTCGTCGGTGCTGGAGAACCTGCTCCACGATCATCCCGTTCGCATGGCGGCACTGTTCTTCGGGCTGGTCGTCGGCTCGTTGACGATCGCCTGGCGTCTGATCCGTTCGGTCGGCGCCGCCGAACTGGGCGCGGTGATCGTCGTGGCGATCGCGCTGTTCCTGGTGCTGGGCCTGAAGAGCGACACCGAGGTGGCCGAGGGCACCGCCGAGATCGTCACCAAGTCGTGGTGGATCTTCTTCCTGTCAGGAGCGCTGGCGATCTGCGCCATGATCCTGCCCGGCATCTCCGGGTCGTTCATCCTCGTGCTGATCGGCATGTACACCGAGGTGCTCGGTGCCGTGAACGACCGAGACCTCGTTGCGCTCGGCGCCACGGCGGCCGGCTGCATCGTCGGGCTGGCGCTGTTCTCGTCGGTGCTGACCTGGGCCCTCGAGCATCATCACGACCTGGTGATCGCGGCGATGGTCGGGCTGATGCTCGGCTCGCTCCGCGTGCTCTGGCCGTGGCCCGGCGGCACCAACACGACCGATCTGGCACGCCCCGCCGACGACGTCGGCATCCCGATCCTGCTCGCCGTGGTCGGTGTGGCGGTCGTGGTCGCCGTCGAGATGATCGCGGTCCGAACCGACCACGACCCGGTCGAACTCGCCGACGACCACCCGGTCTGA
- a CDS encoding IclR family transcriptional regulator, translating into MSDVGGASRPIGPVHRAFGLLQLVVAAGEPVGVRDLARRSGLSRSTTGRMLGILGELGMVERTADGAAGPGVGLATLTASVGQSAPIMRERLRPLTSDLMREFGENAAIGVDDGDRFLYIDSARADAAVQVADPAGERFEFHLVAPGLVAMADWPPDRLTEYLASELTAATEYSVIDPDAVRSRLADIERDGFAWTDQELDVDVNGLAVPIRDVDGHLVAVATLYGPAYRLNPASSPTLGAALGGFVTDRAAALFGI; encoded by the coding sequence ATGAGCGATGTCGGCGGGGCGTCAAGGCCCATCGGCCCGGTGCACCGGGCATTCGGCCTGCTCCAACTCGTCGTCGCGGCCGGCGAACCGGTCGGCGTGCGCGACCTCGCCCGCCGCAGTGGCCTGTCGCGGTCGACCACAGGGCGCATGCTCGGCATCCTCGGCGAGCTGGGCATGGTCGAGCGCACCGCTGACGGCGCGGCGGGCCCCGGTGTCGGGCTGGCCACACTGACCGCGTCGGTCGGACAATCAGCACCCATCATGCGTGAGCGGTTGCGGCCACTGACGTCCGACCTGATGCGCGAGTTCGGCGAGAACGCGGCGATCGGGGTCGACGACGGAGATCGATTCCTGTACATCGACAGCGCTCGGGCCGACGCCGCCGTGCAGGTCGCCGATCCGGCCGGCGAACGGTTCGAGTTCCACCTCGTCGCGCCGGGCCTGGTCGCGATGGCCGACTGGCCACCCGACCGGCTGACGGAGTATCTGGCGAGCGAGTTGACCGCAGCGACCGAGTACTCGGTCATCGATCCGGATGCAGTGCGCTCCCGGCTCGCCGACATCGAGCGGGACGGCTTTGCGTGGACCGACCAGGAACTCGATGTCGACGTCAACGGACTCGCTGTCCCGATCCGCGATGTCGACGGACACCTGGTCGCCGTGGCGACGCTCTACGGCCCCGCCTACCGGCTCAATCCCGCGTCGTCGCCGACGCTGGGAGCGGCACTCGGCGGGTTCGTCACCGATCGCGCCGCCGCGCTGTTTGGCATCTGA
- a CDS encoding TauD/TfdA family dioxygenase: MTNAPLTPDFIDHAWCALASAALHDGFVSLTWPDGTTFDAYSLWLAENVDGYGLEPTVRESMIEPRHLPAPDALRAAHVDADGALVLGWFDRAPIRVHPGWLRYVADGRHLPASSLPELTVWTADTFREPPTLDGTDILTDPHTFEAWLTALARYGICRLTGTPTDPEFVGRLVSAVGPVRDTNFGPVWSVIAKVDPDSTANTGLDLGQHTDLPTRETPPGFQFLHCIRNTVDGGWSRMSDGLAVVEAIRVEQPEAYEALTTLDWVFMNRSPDAEHRWIGPIIDHGSTHQPLTLRAFYPVRSAPHMATADVAGAYESLRVFADMARDPRFQIVYPFRPGDLVGFDNRRILHGRDSFGSGGDRHLRGCYADHDDLYSRLRVLRRTAHIPDRHGNDPIEVPA; encoded by the coding sequence ATGACGAACGCTCCGCTGACACCCGATTTCATCGATCATGCATGGTGCGCGCTGGCGTCGGCCGCCCTGCATGACGGGTTCGTGTCCCTGACCTGGCCAGATGGCACGACGTTCGATGCCTACTCACTGTGGCTGGCCGAGAACGTCGACGGCTACGGCCTCGAACCGACCGTACGAGAGTCGATGATCGAGCCACGCCACCTGCCGGCCCCCGACGCGCTCCGGGCGGCCCACGTCGATGCGGACGGCGCACTCGTGCTCGGCTGGTTCGACCGCGCTCCGATCCGAGTCCACCCCGGCTGGCTCCGCTACGTCGCCGACGGCCGGCATCTGCCGGCGAGTTCCCTTCCCGAGCTGACCGTCTGGACCGCCGACACGTTCCGGGAGCCACCGACGCTCGACGGCACCGACATCCTCACCGATCCCCACACGTTCGAGGCGTGGCTGACCGCCCTCGCGCGATACGGCATCTGTCGGCTCACCGGCACGCCGACCGATCCCGAGTTCGTCGGCCGGCTCGTCAGCGCCGTCGGTCCGGTCCGCGACACGAACTTCGGCCCGGTCTGGAGCGTGATCGCCAAAGTCGACCCCGACTCGACGGCCAACACCGGGCTCGACCTCGGCCAGCACACCGACCTGCCGACTCGGGAGACTCCGCCGGGTTTCCAGTTCCTCCACTGCATCCGGAACACCGTCGACGGCGGGTGGTCGCGGATGAGCGACGGGTTGGCCGTCGTCGAGGCGATCCGGGTCGAACAGCCCGAGGCGTACGAGGCGCTGACGACGCTCGACTGGGTGTTCATGAACCGCTCCCCCGATGCCGAACACCGGTGGATCGGTCCGATCATCGACCACGGCTCGACGCACCAGCCGCTCACGCTCCGGGCGTTCTACCCCGTCAGGAGTGCGCCGCACATGGCGACCGCCGACGTGGCAGGGGCATACGAGTCGCTCCGGGTGTTCGCCGACATGGCCCGCGACCCACGGTTCCAGATCGTGTACCCGTTCCGACCCGGTGACCTCGTCGGGTTCGACAACCGTCGCATCCTGCACGGGCGCGACTCGTTCGGCAGTGGCGGCGACCGTCACCTTCGTGGCTGCTACGCCGACCACGACGACTTGTACTCGCGGCTCCGCGTCCTCCGCAGAACCGCCCACATCCCAGACCGTCACGGCAACGACCCGATCGAGGTACCTGCATGA